One window of the Acidobacteriota bacterium genome contains the following:
- a CDS encoding acyl-CoA thioesterase, translating to MAGDVGPRSRFTVRFGDVDTAGIVYYPRIPHYFHVAMEEAFGRDLGLPYAQLINEQKRGLPAVRLEVDYRRPLAYGDEIEAEARILDLGRTSVTWRFRLYKSNGELAVEGRVVTVWMDLERFGKEELPAELRRKLEGLKVERGSRAGVGPAPPPARDRPRHQP from the coding sequence ATGGCCGGAGACGTCGGTCCACGCAGCCGGTTCACGGTGCGCTTTGGCGACGTGGATACGGCGGGCATCGTCTACTACCCGCGCATCCCCCACTACTTTCATGTGGCGATGGAGGAAGCCTTCGGCCGCGATCTCGGGCTGCCCTACGCGCAGCTCATCAACGAGCAGAAGCGCGGCTTGCCGGCGGTTCGCCTAGAGGTGGACTACCGGCGGCCCCTCGCCTACGGCGACGAGATCGAGGCCGAAGCGCGCATTCTGGATCTCGGCCGCACCTCCGTCACCTGGCGCTTTCGGCTCTACAAGAGCAACGGTGAGCTGGCGGTGGAAGGTCGAGTGGTCACCGTCTGGATGGACCTGGAAAGGTTCGGGAAGGAAGAGCTTCCGGCGGAGCTGCGGCGGAAACTCGAGGGCTTGAAAGTCGAGAGAGGATCGCGGGCCGGAGTCGGTCCTGCGCCGCCCCCAGCCCGCGACCGACCGCGTCACCAGCCGTAG